The Gammaproteobacteria bacterium nucleotide sequence CGACATCGTTGGCGTGATCTGGAGCAAATTCGTACTCAACTGCGCCGTTAACCCGATCAGTGCAATCACTGGACTTCGGACTGGAGAGATTGGCGCTCTACCCGCCGCGCGGGAATTTCAGCAGCGGATTCTCGACGAAGTACTGCGGGTTGTGGACGCCCGGGGTGTTTCACTTATCGGCCAGGATCCTCGGGCAACCGTTGAAGGTTTTACTGACCGCCTCTTCAACCGGCCATCCATGCTCCAACATATGGATGCTGGCTTGCCCACCGAGATCGACGCGCTAAATGGCGCTGTCGTCCGCGAAGGTGGCGCACTGGGTGTCAGCACACCTTTTAATGAGGCACTGACCCTTCTGATCAAGGCTCGTAATGCCCAGGCGATCCAGGTATTACACGGGCCCGAAATCGACTACGAAGCGCTTGAACGGCGTTCTAAATAACCTGTAAACCATTTAACTACTACTTGATTGTGGGTGACACCACAAAGGAAGCAAATTATGCCCTACGCGACGACGAATGATGGGATCAAGCTGTACTACGAACAGTCAGGGGAAGGCGACACTCTTGTTTTTGTCCACGAATTCGCGGGGGATTATCGCAGTTGGGAGCCACAGATTAGATTTTTCAGTCGCCGATACCATTGCATTGTATTTAATGCCCGGGGTTATCCCCCGTCTGATGTGCCGGATGATGCCGCCCTTTATTCCCAGGATCGTGCGCGCCTCGACATTCTGTCGGTTATTGACCACTGCGGTGTCGACAAAGCACACATCTGCGGTCTTTCCATGGGTGGATTTGCGACCCTGCATTTTGGCCTGCAGCACTGTGATCGTGCACTGTCCCTGGTTGTGGCAGGCTGCGGTTACGGTGCAGAGAAAGACAAACAAGGTCAGTTCCGAGTAGAAGCCGAAGCAAGCGCCGCATTCATAGAATCAAGCTCCAGTGACGAGTTTGCTAAACGGTACTCTGAAGGCCCAACCCGAGTTCAATTCATGAGCAAAGATCCCCGCGGCTGGGCTGAATTCCGATCTCAGTTGGCGGAGCATTCAGCCCAGGGGTCTGTGTTGACGATGCGGGGTGTACAAGCTCAGCGGCCTTCTTTGTTCGACCTTGAAAAAAATCTGAGTGAACTGCAGGTGCCCACGCTGATTCTGACAGGCGATGAAGACGAACCTTGTCTCGTTCCCGGGATATTCATGAAACGGTTAATCCGGAGTTCGGCACTGGTGGTGCTGGCAAATTCC carries:
- a CDS encoding alpha/beta hydrolase — protein: MPYATTNDGIKLYYEQSGEGDTLVFVHEFAGDYRSWEPQIRFFSRRYHCIVFNARGYPPSDVPDDAALYSQDRARLDILSVIDHCGVDKAHICGLSMGGFATLHFGLQHCDRALSLVVAGCGYGAEKDKQGQFRVEAEASAAFIESSSSDEFAKRYSEGPTRVQFMSKDPRGWAEFRSQLAEHSAQGSVLTMRGVQAQRPSLFDLEKNLSELQVPTLILTGDEDEPCLVPGIFMKRLIRSSALVVLANSGHTINLEEPDAFNNTVDQFLIQVKSGRWPVRQTATDPGGSILGMNAAPD